The Neofelis nebulosa isolate mNeoNeb1 chromosome 16, mNeoNeb1.pri, whole genome shotgun sequence genome includes a window with the following:
- the ZFP3 gene encoding zinc finger protein 3 homolog isoform X1, which yields MRSRGPSRSPRTLTRGPSREQAPRTSGRTARPLPGPRRSGKRAAGRGAREAQPPARGAGARGGATAVRRAAGPAAEVRPGGRSRTAGGPGSSVTPRQTGAPSRAGRLRAAEPAAAGRRGGAGRARAGGGQGRRSRGGEGGRAARPPVPPPRAARADWPSTPEVEAAAAVARETEIAAARSSEPGESGASGARRGGSGRDRDMGTEHTEVIPKEEVCEEPEPPGAADEGRQFGADARAQPPGESVDASVAPGSSRGGGVASGMMTVKRSPSSERLQEDPPPPPGPPAPQRSPVREKPHTCRECGKAFNQNSHLTQHLRVHSGEKPFQCGECGKPFGTNSSLRRHLRIHAGEKPFACTECGKAFIQSSHLVHHHRIHTGERPYRCGECGKAFSQNSALLLHQRIHTGEKPYACNECGKAFRVSSQLIQHQRIHTEERYHECGECGKAFKHSSGLIRHQKIHTGEKPYLCGECGKGFGQSSELIRHQRIHTGDKPYECSECGKTFGQNSEIIRHVRIHTGEKPYVCGECGKAFRGNSELLRHERIHTGEKPFECPECGKAFRRTSHLTVHRRIHRGDKPHQCAECARTFWDGSELLLHRKVHTGEKPYECDRCGKPFGQLSQLALHQRTHTGERPYECQQCSRTFSRSSHLLRHQSVHCAQ from the exons ATGCGGAGCCGCGGCCCGAGCCGCTCGCCCCGCACTCTCACCCGGGGTCCCTCCCGCGAGCAAGCCCCCCGGACCTCCGGGCGGACGGCCCGCCCGCTCCCGGGCCCCCGGCGCTCAGGGAAGAGGGCGGCGGGCCGAGGCGCGCGGGAGGCGCAGCCGCCCGCTCGGGGCGCAGGTGCACGCGGGGGAGCGACGGCGGTGCGCAGAGCGGCCGGCCCCGCGGCGGAAGTGCGTCCCGGGGGCCGCTCTAGGACGGCCGGAGGACCCGGCTCGTCAGTGACCCCGCGCCAGACGGGAGCGCCGTCGCGCGCCGGGCGTCTCCGGGCAGCCGAgccggcggcggcggggaggcggggcggggcggggcgcgcgcgcgcggggggagggcagggcaggcgcagccggggcggggagggggggcgggcggCCCGACCACCTGTTCCTCCGCCGAGGGCGGCGCGCGCCGATTGGCCGAGCACGCCGGAAGTGGAGGCGGCCGCCGCCGTCGCCCGTGAGACCGAGATCGCGGCGGCGCGGAGCTCGGAGCCCGGCGAGAGCGGGGCGAGCGGAGCGCGGCGGGGCGGGAGCGGCCGCG ATCGTGACATGGGGACTGAGCACACGGAGGTCATTCCCAAGGAGGAAGTTTGCGAAGAGCCCGAGCCCCCCGGGGCGGCCGACGAGGGCCGGCAGTTCGGAGCGGACGCGCGGGCGCAGCCCCCGGGAGAGTCCGTGGACGCGAGCGTGGCGCCCGGGTCTTCTCGGGGCGGTGGCGTCGCGTCGGGGATGATGACCGTCAAGAGGTCCCCGTCCAGCGAGAGGCTGCAGGAGGACCCGCCTCCGCCACCGGGGCCCCCCGCGCCGCAGAGGAGCCCCGTGCGGGAGAAGCCCCACACGTGCAGGGAGTGCGGAAAGGCCTTCAACCAGAACTCGCACCTGACGCAGCACCTGCGCGTGCACAGCGGCGAGAAGCCCTTCCAGTGCGGCGAGTGCGGGAAGCCGTTCGGGACCAACTCCAGCCTCCGGCGGCACCTGCGCATCCACGCGGGCGAGAAGCCGTTCGCGTGCACCGAGTGCGGCAAGGCGTTCATCCAGAGCTCGCACCTGGTGCACCACCACCGCATCCACACCGGGGAGCGGCCCTACCGCTGCGGCGAGTGCGGCAAGGCGTTCAGCCAGAACTCGGCCCTGCTGCTGCACCAGCGCATCCACACCGGCGAGAAGCCGTACGCGTGCAACGAGTGCGGCAAGGCGTTCCGCGTGAGCTCGCAGCTCATCCAGCACCAGCGCATCCACACGGAGGAGCGCTACCACGAGTGCGGCGAGTGCGGCAAGGCCTTCAAGCACAGCTCGGGCCTCATCCGCCACCAGAAGATCCACACCGGCGAGAAGCCCTACCTGTGCGGCGAGTGCGGCAAGGGCTTCGGCCAGAGCTCCGAGCTCATCCGGCACCAGCGCATCCACACGGGCGACAAGCCGTACGAGTGCAGCGAGTGCGGGAAGACCTTCGGCCAGAACTCGGAGATCATCCGGCACGTGAGGATCCACACGGGCGAGAAGCCGTACGTGTGCGGCGAGTGCGGGAAGGCCTTCCGCGGCAACTCGGAGCTGCTGCGCCACGAGCGCATCCACACGGGCGAGAAGCCGTTCGAGTGCCCCGAGTGCGGGAAGGCCTTCCGGCGGACCTCGCACCTCACGGTGCACCGGCGCATCCACCGCGGCGACAAGCCGCACCAGTGCGCCGAGTGCGCGCGCACCTTCTGGGACGGCTCGGAGCTGCTGCTCCACCGGAAGGTGCACACGGGCGAGAAGCCGTACGAGTGCGACCGCTGCGGGAAGCCGTTCGGCCAGCTGTCGCAGCTGGCGCTCCACCAGCGGACGCACACGGGCGAGAGGCCGTACGAGTGCCAGCAGTGCTCCCGGACCTTCAGCAGGAGCTCGCACCTGCTGCGGCACCAGAGCGTGCACTGCGCGCAGTGA
- the ZFP3 gene encoding zinc finger protein 3 homolog isoform X2, with product MGTEHTEVIPKEEVCEEPEPPGAADEGRQFGADARAQPPGESVDASVAPGSSRGGGVASGMMTVKRSPSSERLQEDPPPPPGPPAPQRSPVREKPHTCRECGKAFNQNSHLTQHLRVHSGEKPFQCGECGKPFGTNSSLRRHLRIHAGEKPFACTECGKAFIQSSHLVHHHRIHTGERPYRCGECGKAFSQNSALLLHQRIHTGEKPYACNECGKAFRVSSQLIQHQRIHTEERYHECGECGKAFKHSSGLIRHQKIHTGEKPYLCGECGKGFGQSSELIRHQRIHTGDKPYECSECGKTFGQNSEIIRHVRIHTGEKPYVCGECGKAFRGNSELLRHERIHTGEKPFECPECGKAFRRTSHLTVHRRIHRGDKPHQCAECARTFWDGSELLLHRKVHTGEKPYECDRCGKPFGQLSQLALHQRTHTGERPYECQQCSRTFSRSSHLLRHQSVHCAQ from the coding sequence ATGGGGACTGAGCACACGGAGGTCATTCCCAAGGAGGAAGTTTGCGAAGAGCCCGAGCCCCCCGGGGCGGCCGACGAGGGCCGGCAGTTCGGAGCGGACGCGCGGGCGCAGCCCCCGGGAGAGTCCGTGGACGCGAGCGTGGCGCCCGGGTCTTCTCGGGGCGGTGGCGTCGCGTCGGGGATGATGACCGTCAAGAGGTCCCCGTCCAGCGAGAGGCTGCAGGAGGACCCGCCTCCGCCACCGGGGCCCCCCGCGCCGCAGAGGAGCCCCGTGCGGGAGAAGCCCCACACGTGCAGGGAGTGCGGAAAGGCCTTCAACCAGAACTCGCACCTGACGCAGCACCTGCGCGTGCACAGCGGCGAGAAGCCCTTCCAGTGCGGCGAGTGCGGGAAGCCGTTCGGGACCAACTCCAGCCTCCGGCGGCACCTGCGCATCCACGCGGGCGAGAAGCCGTTCGCGTGCACCGAGTGCGGCAAGGCGTTCATCCAGAGCTCGCACCTGGTGCACCACCACCGCATCCACACCGGGGAGCGGCCCTACCGCTGCGGCGAGTGCGGCAAGGCGTTCAGCCAGAACTCGGCCCTGCTGCTGCACCAGCGCATCCACACCGGCGAGAAGCCGTACGCGTGCAACGAGTGCGGCAAGGCGTTCCGCGTGAGCTCGCAGCTCATCCAGCACCAGCGCATCCACACGGAGGAGCGCTACCACGAGTGCGGCGAGTGCGGCAAGGCCTTCAAGCACAGCTCGGGCCTCATCCGCCACCAGAAGATCCACACCGGCGAGAAGCCCTACCTGTGCGGCGAGTGCGGCAAGGGCTTCGGCCAGAGCTCCGAGCTCATCCGGCACCAGCGCATCCACACGGGCGACAAGCCGTACGAGTGCAGCGAGTGCGGGAAGACCTTCGGCCAGAACTCGGAGATCATCCGGCACGTGAGGATCCACACGGGCGAGAAGCCGTACGTGTGCGGCGAGTGCGGGAAGGCCTTCCGCGGCAACTCGGAGCTGCTGCGCCACGAGCGCATCCACACGGGCGAGAAGCCGTTCGAGTGCCCCGAGTGCGGGAAGGCCTTCCGGCGGACCTCGCACCTCACGGTGCACCGGCGCATCCACCGCGGCGACAAGCCGCACCAGTGCGCCGAGTGCGCGCGCACCTTCTGGGACGGCTCGGAGCTGCTGCTCCACCGGAAGGTGCACACGGGCGAGAAGCCGTACGAGTGCGACCGCTGCGGGAAGCCGTTCGGCCAGCTGTCGCAGCTGGCGCTCCACCAGCGGACGCACACGGGCGAGAGGCCGTACGAGTGCCAGCAGTGCTCCCGGACCTTCAGCAGGAGCTCGCACCTGCTGCGGCACCAGAGCGTGCACTGCGCGCAGTGA